GGCCGATGACGGGGGTCTCGACGTCGCGGAACACGACGAACATCACCACACCGCCGACGACCATGAGGGCGCCGACCAGAAGTTCCCATCCGTGCTTGCTCATCGTGCCCTCCGTCGATCGCTGTACACTCGTATAGTACGAACGTACAGGCTCGGGTGGCCGGGTTCAAGGACTGCCTCGCGGCGGGTCGAGCGTGAGGCCCGGGAGGGGGGCGGTCGCCGCGCCGCATTGCGCTCTGTTTTACAGAGTTGCTCAATCTGGGCGAGCGGTGTAGCGTGCCGGCATGCGCCCCACACCCACCGAGCTCCACGCCTGTGACGCGGCCATCACCCTCGCGTTCACGATCCTCGGGAAGCGGTGGAACGGCATGATCATCGCCACTCTGGGGTCGGGCGCCCTGTCCTTCGCCGCGCTGCGCCGCAGCGTCACCGGCATCAGCGACGCCGTGCTCTCCGACCGGCTCACCGAGCTGGCGGACGCCGCGCTCGTGAGCCGCAC
The sequence above is a segment of the Georgenia faecalis genome. Coding sequences within it:
- a CDS encoding winged helix-turn-helix transcriptional regulator translates to MRPTPTELHACDAAITLAFTILGKRWNGMIIATLGSGALSFAALRRSVTGISDAVLSDRLTELADAALVSRTVDPGPPVAVTYALTPSGEQLLPILEQLGQWASANLTPADED
- a CDS encoding DUF5708 family protein; amino-acid sequence: MSKHGWELLVGALMVVGGVVMFVVFRDVETPVIGLRQAGLVIAVLGGAELAATAWSMTRSKRPED